A genomic window from Streptomyces sp. NBC_00234 includes:
- a CDS encoding M4 family metallopeptidase, with translation MAALFVSVLPASGAASVPVGTDRAPRQAAAESGPGAKAVALSPAQRVKLLRAATDARAATARSLRLGDREELIPKDVVKDADGTVHTRYERTYAGLPVIGGDLVVHEEGAVRTVTKASAAKVSVPTTEAAVTAATAKRSALAAAKTEKTEDAAPDGSPKLVVWLGGGGPTLAWQSVVSGVREDDTPSRLSVVTDATTGRQLQSVEQIHSGTGHSQYSGQVPIGTVRNDSLYELTDPERGGHRTYDLKASGGIGVLATDDDDIWGDGTANSRQTAAVDAAYGQRQAWDFYHDRFGRNGIADNGVGAYSRVHYGDGYANAFWDDLCFCMTYGDGRDNTRPLTELDIAAHEMSHGVTYATANLTYSGESGGLNEATSDIMGTSVEFFSDNPADVPDYMIGELADVRGTGKPLRYMDQPSKDASTRGTSQDYWTADTKTLDPHFSSGVANHFFYLLSEGSGKKTVHGVDYDSPTYDGLPVAALGQREATAIWYRALTVYMTSGTDYAGARAATLQAAADLFGGTSDAYEAVGNAWAAVNVGARYVNHIAVVAPSTRNSAVGQPVSRRIEATSSRPGRLRYEADALPKGLSINAGTCLITGTPSKAGDFAVAVTIKNSPTVKRTVRFVWTVLDSGGDHFVNPDRFDIPNWKFVESPLIVSGRKGNAPSDLKVTVDLYHPWVGGQVITLVGENGTEIPVKDWYWNNGEGELHTTYTVDASAVPANGTWKLRVQDDTPGIFDVEPGYLDSWSLSF, from the coding sequence GTGGCCGCGCTCTTCGTGTCGGTCCTGCCCGCCTCGGGCGCCGCCTCCGTCCCGGTCGGCACGGACCGGGCACCACGGCAGGCAGCGGCGGAATCCGGACCCGGTGCCAAGGCGGTCGCGCTCTCTCCCGCGCAGCGGGTGAAGCTGCTCAGGGCGGCGACCGACGCACGCGCCGCCACCGCCCGTTCGCTGAGACTGGGCGATCGGGAGGAGCTGATACCCAAGGACGTCGTCAAGGACGCCGACGGCACCGTGCACACCCGCTACGAGCGTACCTACGCGGGCCTGCCCGTCATCGGCGGCGACCTGGTCGTCCACGAGGAGGGGGCGGTCCGTACCGTCACGAAGGCCTCGGCCGCCAAGGTCTCGGTGCCGACGACCGAAGCCGCCGTCACGGCCGCGACGGCGAAGAGGTCCGCCCTGGCCGCCGCGAAGACCGAGAAGACCGAGGACGCGGCCCCGGACGGATCGCCGAAGCTGGTCGTCTGGCTCGGGGGCGGCGGGCCCACGCTCGCCTGGCAGTCCGTCGTCAGCGGCGTGAGGGAGGACGACACCCCCAGCCGCCTGAGCGTGGTGACCGACGCCACGACCGGCAGGCAGCTTCAGAGCGTCGAACAGATCCATTCGGGTACCGGCCACAGTCAGTACAGCGGCCAGGTGCCGATCGGCACGGTGCGCAACGACAGCCTCTACGAACTGACCGACCCGGAGCGCGGGGGCCACAGGACGTACGACCTGAAAGCCAGCGGCGGCATCGGCGTGCTGGCCACCGACGACGACGACATCTGGGGCGACGGAACGGCGAACAGCCGCCAGACCGCGGCCGTGGACGCCGCCTACGGCCAACGGCAGGCATGGGACTTCTACCACGACCGGTTCGGCCGCAACGGCATCGCTGACAACGGTGTCGGAGCCTATTCCAGGGTCCACTACGGCGACGGATACGCCAACGCCTTCTGGGACGACCTCTGCTTCTGCATGACCTACGGTGACGGCCGGGACAACACCCGGCCGCTGACCGAACTCGACATCGCCGCGCACGAGATGTCCCACGGTGTCACCTACGCCACCGCCAACCTCACCTACTCCGGTGAGTCCGGCGGCCTGAACGAGGCCACCAGCGACATCATGGGCACGTCCGTGGAGTTCTTCTCCGACAACCCCGCGGATGTCCCCGACTACATGATCGGCGAGCTCGCCGACGTCCGCGGCACCGGAAAGCCCCTGCGCTACATGGACCAGCCCTCCAAGGACGCCTCCACCAGGGGCACTTCCCAGGACTACTGGACGGCGGACACCAAGACCCTCGACCCGCACTTCAGTTCCGGCGTGGCCAACCACTTCTTCTACCTCCTCTCCGAAGGAAGCGGGAAGAAGACCGTGCACGGCGTCGACTACGACAGCCCCACGTACGACGGCCTGCCGGTCGCGGCTCTCGGCCAGCGCGAGGCGACCGCCATCTGGTACCGGGCGCTGACCGTCTACATGACCAGTGGCACCGACTACGCCGGCGCCCGCGCTGCCACTCTCCAGGCCGCCGCCGACCTGTTCGGCGGGACCAGTGACGCCTACGAGGCCGTCGGCAACGCCTGGGCGGCCGTGAACGTCGGCGCCCGCTATGTGAATCACATCGCCGTGGTCGCCCCGTCCACGCGGAATTCGGCCGTGGGCCAGCCGGTCAGCCGCCGGATCGAGGCGACGAGCTCTCGGCCGGGACGCCTGAGGTACGAGGCGGACGCGCTGCCCAAGGGCCTGTCCATCAACGCCGGAACATGCCTGATCACCGGTACCCCGAGCAAGGCCGGCGACTTCGCGGTTGCCGTCACCATCAAGAACTCCCCGACGGTCAAGCGCACGGTGCGATTCGTGTGGACCGTCCTGGACTCGGGCGGAGATCACTTCGTCAACCCGGACCGGTTCGACATCCCCAACTGGAAGTTCGTCGAGTCACCGCTCATCGTCAGCGGCCGCAAGGGCAACGCCCCCAGCGATCTCAAGGTCACGGTCGACCTCTACCACCCGTGGGTCGGTGGTCAGGTGATCACGCTGGTCGGCGAGAACGGTACGGAGATCCCGGTCAAGGACTGGTACTGGAACAACGGCGAGGGCGAGCTGCACACGACCTACACGGTCGACGCGTCGGCGGTCCCCGCCAACGGCACCTGGAAGCTCCGGGTCCAGGACGACACCCCGGGCATCTTCGACGTCGAGCCCGGCTACCTCGACAGCTGGAGCCTCAGCTTCTGA